A genomic window from Lotus japonicus ecotype B-129 chromosome 1, LjGifu_v1.2 includes:
- the LOC130734355 gene encoding uncharacterized protein LOC130734355 translates to MDPNNMADLDIYDVVIDELINDTTIEDMMQEEMEFYQRRANTVRPKRTRKVIERDREAGNERLWNDYFSENPVYTEELFRRRFRMRKHVFLRIVGALGSHDPYFLMSVDAVGRQGLSPLQKCTAAIRMLAYGSPADSVDEYVRIGESTAIECLKNFVEGVCAVFGGTYLRRPNQEDITRLLQWGESRGFPGMLGSIDCMHWEWKNCPVAWKGQFTRGDHGKPTIMLEAVASQDLWIWHAFFGIAGSNNDINVLNQSPVFNEVLSGNAPMVNFSVNGTMYNMGYYLADGIYPPWATFVKTIPMPQGEKRQKFAKRQEGARKDVERAFGVLQSRFAIVRGPSRFWHPNEMKSIMYACIILHNMIVEDERNTYRGNFVYDQVNNDILDAEVVSGPIPAFRNILERRAHQIDRSIHHQLQADLVEHIWQLPENENNEN, encoded by the coding sequence ATGGATCCAAACAATATGGCCGACTTGGACATTTACGACGTTGTCATTGACGAACTTATCAATGACACGACTATAGAAGATATGATGCAGGAGGAGATGGAGTTTTATCAACGACGTGCCAACACCGTTAGGCCCAAGCGAACAAGAAaggtgatagagagagatcgtgaagcTGGGAACGAGCGGTTGTGGAATGACTACTTCTCCGAAAATCCTGTGTACACGGAAGAGCTTTTCCGACGAAGGTTTCGAATGCGAAAGCATGTGTTCCTCAGAATTGTAGGGGCCCTTGGgtctcatgacccgtactttttaatgtctgtcgatgcagttggaagacaaggcctgtcaccattacaaaagtgcaccgccgctattcgtatgttggcgtacggatcacctgctgacagtgttgacgagtacgttcgaattggtgaaagtactgcaattgagtgcttaaagaattttgtggaaggtgtgtgtgcagtaTTTGGTGGAACATACTTGAGGCGCCCGAACCAGGAAGACATTACCCGCTTACTTCAATGGGGCGAGTCTCGTGGATTTCCAGGTATGTTGGGTTCTattgattgtatgcattgggaatggaagaattgtccagttgcgtggaaaggtcaattcacccgaggtgatcatggaaagcccacaatcatgcttgaagcagtggcatcacaagacttgtggatttggcatgcattttttggcattgcaggttctaacaatgacattaatgtgctaaatcaatctccggtttttaatgaggttttgagtggaaatgctcccatggtgaactttagcgtgaatggaacaatgtataacatgggatactatctagcagacggtatctatcccccgtgggctacatttgtgaagaccatcccaatgccgcaaggagaaaaaaggcaaaaatttgcgaaaagacaagaaggagcaagaaaggacgttgaacgtgcattcggcgttctccaatctcggtttgcaatagttcgtggtccatcacgcttttggcatccgaatgagatgaagtcaataatgtatgcttgcatcatattgcacaacatgattgttgaagatgagcgcaacacgtaccgaggtaattttgtttatgatcaggtcaataatgacatattggatgctgaagtagtaagtggtcctattcccgcttttagaaatatcttggaaagaagagcacatcaaattgataggtcaattcatcaccagcttcaagcagacttggtggagcatatttggcagcttcccgaaaacgagaataatgaaaattaa